A single genomic interval of Candidatus Methanoperedens sp. harbors:
- a CDS encoding endonuclease V gives MADISDFFPSDTSRNSLLTAQKLVAERAITEDDFGKLRLIAGVDQSFLDDKIISGIIVLKYDSLEVVERVHSVQPLSYPYIPTFLSFREGPAIVSAFQKLKTPPDILMVDGAGVNHPRSAGIATHVGVALDVPTIGITKKILCGTGDEPSQVGEANPLIYAGKKVGWLLKSTKRSRAIVVAPGHRVSLDSSLSIVKKCLRGHKLPEPIRLAHEYVTGLKKEASASLLS, from the coding sequence ATGGCAGACATTTCTGATTTCTTCCCCTCCGACACATCCAGAAACTCCCTTCTCACCGCACAGAAGCTTGTCGCTGAGAGAGCGATAACAGAAGACGATTTCGGCAAGCTTCGGTTAATCGCGGGAGTTGACCAGTCATTCCTTGACGATAAAATCATCTCAGGCATCATAGTGCTGAAATATGATTCGCTTGAGGTCGTAGAGCGCGTCCATTCCGTCCAGCCTTTGAGTTATCCCTACATCCCCACGTTCCTGAGTTTCAGAGAGGGACCCGCTATCGTGAGCGCTTTTCAAAAATTGAAAACACCTCCTGACATCCTGATGGTGGACGGCGCTGGCGTCAATCATCCCCGCAGCGCCGGTATTGCCACGCATGTAGGTGTGGCGCTGGATGTACCAACAATCGGGATTACGAAAAAGATTCTATGCGGCACGGGGGATGAGCCGTCACAGGTTGGCGAGGCGAATCCGCTCATCTATGCAGGTAAAAAAGTCGGATGGCTCCTTAAATCCACCAAACGAAGCAGGGCGATAGTGGTAGCGCCAGGGCACAGGGTTTCGCTGGATAGCTCCCTTTCGATCGTGAAAAAATGCCTTCGCGGTCACAAGCTTCCAGAGCCCATCAGGCTCGCGCATGAGTATGTGACCGGGCTGAAGAAAGAAGCCTCGGCATCTTTACTATCTTAA
- a CDS encoding peptidylprolyl isomerase, with the protein MPNQTAVLETQKGTIKFELYETEAPITTKNFIDLTNKGFYNGLTFHRIEPGFVIQGGDPKGDGTGGSGKNIPLEIAPSLTHRKGAVGMARSQDPNSASSQFYICLEDAKFLDRNYAVFGLVTEGMAVAAKIRKGDKILKATIQ; encoded by the coding sequence ATGCCAAACCAAACAGCAGTGTTAGAAACCCAAAAAGGAACAATCAAATTCGAACTCTACGAAACTGAAGCCCCCATCACCACAAAGAACTTCATAGACCTCACAAACAAAGGCTTCTACAATGGTCTTACCTTCCACCGCATCGAACCAGGCTTCGTAATCCAGGGCGGCGACCCAAAAGGCGATGGCACGGGCGGCTCGGGAAAAAACATACCTCTTGAGATAGCCCCCTCACTCACGCACAGGAAAGGAGCAGTGGGAATGGCGCGCTCGCAGGACCCCAACAGCGCCTCCTCGCAGTTCTACATCTGCCTTGAGGATGCAAAATTCCTTGACAGGAACTACGCCGTTTTCGGGCTGGTGACAGAGGGCATGGCTGTGGCGGCGAAAATCAGGAAGGGGGATAAGATTTTAAAAGCCACAATCCAATAG
- a CDS encoding aminopeptidase: MIAQGAKKVLECFGVKRGESVLIVVDTKTPLSIGRSLFEAARNTGCDVMIVTMLPRTRHGEEPPLAIAEAMKNADVVIAPTTFSLTHTQARIDACKAGTRIASMPGITEKMMNSGGMIADYNKVNGIAIRLNEQLENSRKVRVITQSGTDIVFNLDGCKWMMDTGLCKEPGCSSNLPAGELYIAPKDANGVFVVDGSMSGFGILDSPFEFTVRKRYVTGIKGKQAKKLNAMLEAVGDKARNIAEFGIGINPEAKLIGNVLEDEKVGGTVHIALGDNSTFGGDVIAGIHLDGIITKPKLFVDDEEFILSFDI, from the coding sequence ATGATAGCTCAAGGCGCTAAAAAAGTACTGGAATGCTTCGGGGTTAAAAGAGGGGAGAGCGTGCTTATTGTAGTGGACACCAAAACCCCCTTATCCATCGGAAGGAGTTTATTCGAAGCTGCCAGAAACACAGGCTGCGATGTCATGATTGTTACCATGCTTCCAAGAACGCGGCACGGGGAAGAGCCGCCGCTTGCGATAGCAGAAGCCATGAAGAATGCCGATGTTGTTATTGCCCCGACTACGTTTTCCCTTACCCATACCCAGGCGAGGATTGATGCCTGCAAAGCGGGGACAAGGATCGCTTCCATGCCTGGAATCACGGAGAAAATGATGAATTCAGGCGGGATGATTGCTGATTATAATAAAGTCAATGGTATCGCCATCAGATTGAATGAACAGCTTGAGAATTCCCGTAAAGTGAGGGTTATTACACAGTCGGGAACGGATATCGTATTTAACCTCGATGGATGTAAATGGATGATGGACACAGGGCTCTGCAAAGAACCCGGATGCAGCAGCAATCTTCCTGCCGGCGAACTGTATATTGCGCCAAAGGATGCAAACGGCGTTTTTGTGGTGGATGGTTCCATGAGCGGGTTTGGGATTCTTGATTCTCCATTTGAATTTACGGTAAGGAAAAGGTATGTTACAGGAATTAAAGGTAAACAGGCAAAGAAACTGAATGCAATGCTGGAGGCTGTCGGGGATAAAGCTCGAAATATTGCTGAATTCGGTATCGGCATCAATCCCGAGGCGAAGCTAATCGGGAATGTGCTTGAGGATGAGAAAGTTGGAGGTACGGTGCATATCGCTCTCGGGGATAACAGTACCTTTGGCGGGGATGTGATTGCTGGGATTCATCTTGACGGCATTATCACCAAACCCAAGCTTTTTGTGGATGACGAAGAATTTATTTTGAGTTTTGATATCTGA
- a CDS encoding DUF6159 family protein has protein sequence MFETFSRSWEITKLSFNVIKKDREMLLFPLLAGIFSIIFILVMLFPSIITSFTEGRGPGSYGITEYLLFFITYLGLAFIATFFNVCVVYTTKIRFEGGNATFSESIKFARSKIGLIFTWSIIVATVGLILRIIDSLAERAGESGRIVVNILTSILGMMWSIITIFVVPAMVYNDLRPMEAIKKSVQTLKKTWGESLIRYFGLGMIEFLFLFLGVIVAFMLLFALAVLGPIGIIITIAIAVLYFLGVILVFSVANTVFNTALYVYADTGKIPEGYSKEIMQNAFKPGGTGNLRPPADI, from the coding sequence TTGTTTGAAACATTTTCAAGAAGCTGGGAAATCACAAAATTAAGTTTCAATGTGATAAAGAAAGACAGAGAGATGTTATTGTTTCCTTTATTGGCGGGCATATTCTCGATCATATTTATTCTGGTAATGCTCTTTCCATCCATTATCACTTCATTTACGGAAGGAAGGGGTCCGGGATCTTATGGGATTACAGAGTATCTCTTGTTTTTTATAACATATCTTGGACTGGCGTTTATAGCTACTTTCTTCAATGTATGCGTTGTATACACAACCAAGATAAGATTCGAGGGAGGGAACGCTACTTTCTCGGAGAGTATAAAATTCGCCCGTTCCAAGATAGGCCTGATTTTCACCTGGAGCATTATTGTGGCGACCGTGGGACTGATCTTGAGAATAATTGATAGTCTAGCAGAGAGAGCAGGCGAATCCGGGAGAATAGTGGTGAATATTCTCACGTCCATTTTGGGAATGATGTGGAGCATAATCACTATTTTCGTAGTTCCTGCAATGGTTTATAATGACCTCAGACCGATGGAAGCAATAAAGAAATCCGTACAGACATTAAAGAAAACATGGGGAGAAAGCCTGATCAGGTATTTCGGGCTGGGTATGATTGAATTTTTATTCTTATTCCTAGGCGTAATTGTAGCGTTCATGTTATTGTTTGCCCTGGCAGTTTTAGGACCCATCGGGATAATTATAACAATAGCAATTGCCGTATTGTACTTCCTCGGCGTAATCCTCGTGTTCAGTGTGGCAAATACTGTATTTAATACTGCGTTGTATGTTTATGCAGACACAGGGAAAATCCCGGAAGGATATAGTAAGGAAATTATGCAGAATGCGTTTAAACCAGGAGGGACAGGAAATTTACGGCCCCCCGCAGATATTTAA
- a CDS encoding type IV pilin N-terminal domain-containing protein, translating into MRKVGESDDAVSPIIGVTLMVGLTVIMVSVIAVSVFTFTIPESAPHAKIVVVEAKGDIGSEALHKNVVVLKHKGGDALNEDDTKIIITGKGYTYTSGEDPHLSSAQDVRVIYRDLAGENCIIECDNEIVEGTSWDAGETITLYGSDGNDLYLYDWHNNADSRWKLDYDTTVSITIIDTTTNEVIAVTQATVKDA; encoded by the coding sequence ATGAGGAAGGTGGGGGAAAGCGATGACGCTGTATCGCCGATAATCGGAGTAACCTTGATGGTTGGGCTAACGGTGATTATGGTTTCGGTTATAGCTGTTTCGGTATTTACTTTCACAATTCCTGAGAGCGCACCGCATGCCAAGATTGTGGTGGTGGAGGCGAAAGGGGATATAGGTAGTGAGGCTCTACATAAAAATGTCGTAGTGCTGAAACATAAAGGTGGCGATGCGTTAAATGAGGACGACACTAAAATTATCATCACAGGTAAAGGATATACGTATACCTCAGGAGAAGATCCACATCTTTCGTCAGCACAGGACGTGCGAGTTATTTACAGGGATTTAGCTGGAGAAAATTGTATAATTGAATGTGATAACGAAATTGTAGAGGGTACTTCCTGGGACGCTGGTGAAACCATAACACTTTATGGGTCTGATGGAAATGATTTATATTTATATGACTGGCACAATAATGCCGATAGTAGATGGAAATTAGATTACGACACCACAGTTTCAATCACAATAATAGACACCACAACAAACGAAGTAATTGCAGTTACTCAAGCTACAGTAAAAGATGCTTAA
- the thsA gene encoding thermosome subunit alpha, translated as MGGQQVIILKQGTERTRGEEAKRSNIMAARAVAEAVRTTLGPKGLDKMLVDPAGLVIITNDGATILDEMKIKHPAAQMVADVAKTQDDEVGDGTTTAAVLTGELLKGAQELMELGVHPTTIIHGYNLAAEKSKEILSDISIPAKDDNLRKIAETALTGKGIEFSKEKLSNLAVSAVKSIVKKENGKKTANIKSISIERRGEGSVEDSELIAGIILDRTKTHQSMPSRVENAKIAILATPIEVRKTETKSEISIEALGQTRMFLEQEERQIREAAEKVIKGGANVVFCQKGVDDMARYFLAKAGIFVTHRVKKNDLEKLSRATGGKIITSLDEITPEALGHAGLVEEKMVGNGEMIFVTQCENPNTYSILLRGGTEHVVTSLDRAMHDALRVIGVVIEDGRILAGGGSPEIELALRLREYASTLEGREQLAVTKFAQALEIIPKTLAENAGLDSIDMLVELRSRHENGDKNVGLDVFEGKPVDMLENGVIEPLRVKTQAITLATEAASMILRIDDVIASSKEARPKKKPDLSDLE; from the coding sequence ATGGGCGGACAGCAGGTTATTATTTTAAAACAGGGAACAGAACGCACACGAGGAGAAGAAGCGAAGCGAAGCAACATCATGGCAGCGCGTGCTGTAGCTGAAGCCGTGAGAACCACGCTCGGTCCAAAAGGACTGGACAAGATGCTCGTTGACCCGGCAGGGCTTGTAATCATCACCAACGACGGCGCCACCATACTCGACGAGATGAAAATCAAACATCCTGCTGCACAAATGGTTGCCGACGTTGCAAAGACGCAGGACGATGAAGTCGGGGATGGGACGACCACAGCAGCGGTACTGACGGGGGAACTTTTAAAAGGCGCACAGGAACTCATGGAACTGGGAGTTCATCCAACAACAATCATCCACGGATACAACCTTGCTGCAGAGAAATCAAAAGAAATCCTCTCCGATATTTCAATACCCGCAAAGGACGATAATCTCAGGAAAATAGCAGAAACCGCGCTTACAGGAAAAGGTATAGAATTCTCAAAAGAAAAACTTTCAAACCTTGCGGTCAGCGCCGTGAAGTCGATCGTGAAAAAAGAAAACGGGAAAAAGACTGCAAATATCAAGAGCATCTCCATAGAGCGGCGCGGGGAAGGAAGCGTGGAGGACAGCGAGCTTATTGCGGGTATAATCCTGGATAGGACAAAAACCCACCAGAGCATGCCCTCGCGCGTAGAGAATGCGAAGATTGCAATCCTTGCCACGCCTATCGAGGTGCGAAAGACCGAGACAAAATCAGAGATATCCATCGAAGCTCTCGGGCAGACGCGCATGTTCCTTGAACAGGAAGAAAGACAGATACGCGAGGCTGCTGAAAAAGTGATAAAAGGCGGGGCAAACGTTGTGTTCTGCCAGAAGGGCGTGGACGACATGGCACGGTATTTCCTCGCCAAGGCTGGAATTTTCGTGACGCACAGGGTGAAGAAGAACGACCTTGAGAAGTTATCACGGGCCACGGGTGGAAAGATAATCACAAGTCTCGATGAGATAACGCCTGAGGCTCTGGGGCATGCAGGACTGGTTGAAGAAAAAATGGTTGGGAATGGCGAGATGATATTCGTTACACAGTGCGAGAACCCCAACACCTATTCCATATTACTGCGGGGAGGAACAGAACACGTTGTCACAAGTCTTGACAGAGCTATGCATGATGCCCTGCGCGTCATCGGCGTAGTGATCGAAGATGGGAGGATCCTCGCTGGAGGAGGCTCGCCTGAAATAGAGCTGGCGCTTCGCCTGCGAGAGTATGCCTCCACCTTGGAGGGAAGGGAACAGCTTGCAGTAACTAAATTCGCGCAGGCTCTTGAAATCATCCCCAAGACCCTGGCTGAGAATGCCGGGCTTGACTCGATTGATATGCTTGTCGAGCTGCGCAGCAGGCATGAGAATGGAGATAAGAATGTTGGTCTTGATGTGTTTGAAGGTAAACCTGTGGATATGCTGGAAAACGGCGTCATCGAACCGCTTCGTGTAAAAACGCAGGCAATAACCCTTGCGACCGAAGCAGCATCCATGATTCTGCGCATCGACGATGTAATAGCTTCTTCGAAGGAAGCACGCCCCAAGAAAAAACCTGATTTGAGCGACCTTGAATAA
- a CDS encoding TIGR04084 family radical SAM/SPASM domain-containing protein, with translation MHYHIILTKECNLNCNYCGGGSDSPPKEIQYSIFDLMSFLSRDEAPVIEFYGGEPLLRIETMKRIMDAIPGRFVIQTNGLLLDKIESQYLDKFNSILVSIDGKKEVTDGWRGNGVYDRIMHNAKVIRQRGFQEDLVARMTVAQGTDIYENVRYLLGTGAFDHVHWQLSFEMFWEGAEDGIEKWIGFYNEGISSLVRWWISEMALTGRLAGIVPFIGITNSLLSGKESQLRCGSGIDFFTVMPDGRISSCPVSVDFDFSVVGSIFSDAPLSLCDKVSVGEPCLSCDIFHICGGRCLFVNHAQDMLRENGYSLICTTVRHLVRELQNALPHILELIESGVVKRSDFEYPRFNNGCEIIP, from the coding sequence ATGCATTATCACATAATCCTGACAAAAGAATGCAATCTCAACTGTAATTACTGCGGGGGCGGGAGTGATTCTCCTCCAAAGGAAATCCAGTACTCGATTTTCGACCTCATGTCGTTCTTATCCAGAGATGAAGCCCCTGTAATCGAGTTTTATGGAGGCGAGCCCCTCCTTCGTATCGAAACCATGAAGAGAATCATGGACGCAATACCCGGGCGCTTCGTTATCCAGACAAATGGTTTATTGTTAGATAAAATAGAATCTCAGTATCTGGACAAATTCAATTCAATACTTGTGTCTATTGACGGGAAAAAGGAAGTTACGGATGGGTGGCGCGGTAATGGTGTATATGACAGGATAATGCACAATGCGAAGGTAATAAGGCAAAGAGGTTTTCAAGAAGACCTGGTTGCCAGGATGACAGTGGCGCAGGGTACGGATATCTATGAAAACGTGCGTTATCTTCTGGGCACAGGGGCTTTCGATCATGTTCACTGGCAGCTCAGCTTTGAAATGTTCTGGGAAGGCGCAGAAGATGGAATTGAGAAGTGGATTGGCTTCTATAATGAGGGTATTTCTTCACTCGTAAGATGGTGGATTTCCGAGATGGCACTTACAGGCAGACTTGCGGGGATTGTTCCTTTTATTGGCATTACGAATTCCCTGCTTTCTGGCAAGGAATCGCAACTTCGATGCGGCTCTGGGATTGATTTTTTTACGGTAATGCCGGATGGCAGGATTTCTTCCTGTCCCGTATCAGTTGATTTTGATTTCTCGGTTGTGGGCTCGATATTCAGCGATGCTCCGCTATCTCTTTGCGATAAGGTCAGCGTGGGTGAGCCGTGCTTATCATGCGATATTTTCCATATCTGCGGCGGTAGGTGCCTTTTTGTGAACCATGCACAGGATATGCTGAGGGAGAATGGATATTCTCTTATCTGCACGACAGTCAGGCATCTTGTGAGGGAATTGCAGAATGCGCTGCCGCATATTCTGGAACTGATTGAAAGCGGGGTTGTTAAACGTTCGGATTTTGAATATCCCCGGTTTAATAACGGGTGTGAGATTATCCCTTGA
- a CDS encoding 3-isopropylmalate dehydratase large subunit: MAQTVSEKIFSKACGKKVKAGDFVLANIDCAMTHDITGPLAVEGFREIIKGKKTQKVWDPSKIIILFDHQVPADSLNAAANHIFLRQFAQEQGILNYDVFEGVCHQVMPEKGHVRPGDLIVGSDSHTCSYGALGAFSTGIGSTDMAFVFATGKLWFKVPETMRFELTGKLPRCVYPKDVILYLIGDVGAEGARYKTAEFCGSVVKGMDIPGRMTMCNMAIEMGGKAGIVEADGITEKYLKERVPGFKLDTLWKSDKDAAFVETKVYDVSKLPPQVACPHNVDNVKSVEEVEGIKLNQVFVGSCTNGRFSDMEVVAKIMNGEKVAKGVRLLIIPASHTEYMKTLRAGYVEQFMEAGAIVEAPCCGPCMGGSFGLLGKGEVGLSTSNRNFKGRQGSPDALVYLSSPATAAASALYGEITDPRKV; encoded by the coding sequence ATGGCACAAACCGTTTCAGAAAAGATATTCTCAAAAGCATGCGGCAAAAAGGTGAAGGCAGGCGACTTTGTCCTCGCAAACATAGACTGCGCCATGACCCATGACATCACAGGACCACTTGCGGTTGAGGGCTTCAGGGAAATAATAAAAGGCAAAAAAACGCAGAAGGTGTGGGACCCGAGCAAGATTATTATTCTTTTCGACCACCAGGTGCCGGCAGATTCTCTAAATGCCGCCGCCAATCACATTTTCCTGCGCCAGTTCGCACAGGAGCAGGGAATCCTGAATTATGATGTTTTTGAGGGCGTGTGCCACCAGGTGATGCCTGAAAAGGGGCATGTCCGACCGGGCGACCTCATCGTGGGCTCGGATTCCCATACATGCTCCTACGGAGCACTCGGCGCCTTCTCCACCGGCATAGGAAGCACAGACATGGCTTTTGTTTTTGCTACAGGAAAACTCTGGTTCAAAGTGCCTGAGACAATGAGATTCGAGCTTACCGGAAAGCTTCCAAGATGCGTTTATCCCAAAGACGTCATACTCTATCTCATCGGTGACGTGGGCGCAGAAGGTGCACGGTATAAGACCGCTGAATTCTGCGGTTCCGTGGTCAAAGGTATGGACATCCCGGGAAGGATGACCATGTGCAACATGGCTATTGAGATGGGAGGAAAAGCCGGCATTGTGGAAGCGGACGGGATTACAGAAAAATACCTCAAAGAAAGGGTGCCAGGTTTTAAATTAGACACTCTCTGGAAGAGTGACAAGGATGCAGCATTCGTGGAAACAAAAGTCTACGACGTCTCTAAACTCCCGCCACAGGTGGCTTGCCCGCATAACGTTGATAATGTAAAATCCGTGGAAGAGGTGGAGGGAATCAAACTCAACCAGGTGTTCGTGGGCTCATGCACCAACGGGCGATTTTCCGACATGGAAGTCGTGGCTAAAATAATGAACGGCGAAAAAGTGGCTAAAGGCGTTCGGTTATTGATTATACCGGCCTCGCATACTGAATACATGAAGACGCTTCGCGCCGGGTACGTTGAGCAATTCATGGAAGCGGGCGCAATCGTGGAAGCACCGTGCTGCGGGCCGTGCATGGGCGGCTCGTTTGGATTATTGGGCAAAGGCGAGGTCGGGCTCTCCACATCGAACAGGAATTTCAAGGGCAGGCAGGGAAGCCCCGATGCTCTTGTATATTTATCCTCTCCTGCGACTGCGGCTGCAAGCGCTCTGTATGGAGAGATTACAGACCCGAGAAAAGTTTAA
- the glyS gene encoding glycine--tRNA ligase, which translates to MADKYEQVIELAKRRGFLWGSFELYGGTAGFYDYGPLGAMLKRRVENIWRDIFVINEGYYEIESPTIGIEDVFIASGHVGGFSDPLTECQKCHEAFRADHLVKDVMDNPDTLSTDELSEVINKNNTKCPECGGKLGRVYEFNLMFKTSIGPGGKRAGYLRPETAQGMFVDFPRLLKFYRDRLPFGATQIGKAYRNEISPRQGVIRLREFTQAEAEIFIDPRDKTHPKFKEVADIVLNLYSQEGQAAGESRKMTLDKAVKEGIIAHEFLAYCLALTHKYLVRVGVSPEKLRFRQHMKDEMAHYAADCWDAEILSERFGWVEVVGIADRTDYDLKAHARQSETELTVYVPYDKPKKFERFAVKPDMGILGPKFKGKAGKIANALKALKSEELSRDAIELTIDGEQIKIEKNAVTFETVCEEVHGENIIPHVIEPSFGIDRIVYSLLEHSYFEEETAEIEETGDEEEKKRIVLRLPPEIAPVQAAVLPLLTREELMKPANEIVKKLRTKGILVAFDDSGTIGRRYRRNDEIGTPYSITVDYQTLEDGTVTIRDRDTMKQVRAGISDIADDIYNLIYSGKSFEDAGKII; encoded by the coding sequence ATGGCTGACAAATACGAACAGGTGATCGAACTTGCCAAGCGCCGCGGTTTTCTCTGGGGCTCATTTGAGCTTTACGGCGGCACAGCAGGTTTTTATGATTACGGACCTCTCGGCGCAATGCTGAAGCGCCGCGTTGAGAATATCTGGCGTGACATATTCGTGATAAACGAAGGGTATTACGAGATAGAATCGCCCACCATCGGCATAGAAGATGTCTTTATCGCCTCAGGTCATGTCGGCGGCTTTTCCGACCCACTCACCGAATGCCAGAAGTGCCACGAAGCCTTCCGTGCAGATCATCTTGTCAAGGACGTCATGGATAATCCAGACACCCTGAGCACCGATGAGCTTTCCGAGGTCATCAATAAAAACAATACCAAATGCCCTGAATGCGGAGGCAAGCTTGGCAGGGTCTATGAGTTCAACCTCATGTTCAAAACCAGCATCGGTCCAGGTGGAAAACGTGCTGGATACCTTCGTCCGGAGACTGCGCAGGGGATGTTCGTGGATTTTCCGCGCCTCCTGAAATTCTACCGCGACCGCCTCCCATTCGGCGCAACGCAGATAGGCAAAGCCTACCGCAACGAGATATCCCCGCGCCAGGGTGTGATACGCCTTCGCGAATTTACGCAGGCAGAGGCTGAGATATTCATTGACCCCAGGGACAAGACGCATCCTAAATTCAAGGAAGTCGCTGATATTGTCCTGAACCTTTACTCGCAGGAAGGACAGGCAGCCGGGGAGTCCCGGAAGATGACCCTAGATAAAGCAGTAAAGGAAGGAATAATTGCCCATGAATTCCTCGCATACTGTCTTGCCCTGACACATAAATATCTCGTGCGAGTGGGAGTGTCGCCCGAGAAATTGAGGTTCAGGCAGCATATGAAGGATGAAATGGCGCACTATGCTGCAGACTGCTGGGATGCCGAGATACTGAGCGAACGGTTCGGATGGGTTGAAGTTGTGGGCATCGCGGACAGGACTGATTACGATTTAAAAGCACACGCAAGACAGAGCGAGACAGAGTTAACCGTGTATGTTCCTTACGACAAACCCAAAAAATTTGAGCGCTTTGCAGTCAAACCAGACATGGGGATTCTCGGTCCTAAGTTCAAAGGAAAAGCGGGAAAGATCGCAAATGCTTTAAAAGCGTTAAAATCTGAAGAATTATCGAGGGATGCAATTGAATTGACAATTGATGGTGAACAAATAAAAATAGAAAAGAATGCCGTAACGTTTGAAACCGTATGCGAAGAAGTTCATGGTGAAAATATCATACCCCATGTGATAGAGCCCTCCTTCGGGATTGACAGGATAGTATATTCCCTTCTTGAACACTCATATTTTGAAGAGGAAACTGCTGAAATTGAAGAAACTGGCGATGAAGAGGAAAAGAAGAGAATCGTATTACGCCTGCCCCCCGAAATAGCGCCTGTCCAGGCCGCCGTGCTGCCCCTTCTTACGCGCGAGGAACTCATGAAACCCGCAAACGAGATAGTCAAAAAGCTTAGAACCAAAGGAATACTCGTAGCCTTTGACGATTCTGGAACCATAGGCAGGCGGTATAGAAGAAACGATGAGATCGGCACGCCGTACTCTATAACAGTGGATTACCAGACGCTTGAGGATGGTACTGTTACAATCAGGGACAGGGATACGATGAAACAGGTGCGTGCCGGTATCAGTGATATTGCGGACGATATATACAACCTGATATACAGCGGCAAATCCTTCGAGGACGCTGGCAAAATAATATAA
- a CDS encoding nitroreductase family protein — protein sequence MKDVVEIIKTRRSVREYSEKQVSDEEIKFLIDCARYAPSGFNTQPWSFLVIKNKDVMGKISERGKSSMIPLLESMKNASKKASDFLVFLKTKGTSMFYNAPVLVIVLGNKSAMTTDWDCAMAAQNMMLAAHSHGIGSCWIGGVLPALMDEAFLKELGAPEGYKAVAPLIFGYPKGKTEAPGRAEPELVWLR from the coding sequence TTGAAAGACGTAGTTGAAATAATCAAAACAAGGCGCAGCGTGCGTGAATATAGTGAAAAACAGGTATCTGATGAAGAGATCAAATTTCTTATCGATTGCGCAAGATACGCTCCTTCCGGTTTCAATACGCAGCCGTGGAGTTTTTTAGTGATAAAAAACAAAGACGTTATGGGGAAAATCTCGGAGCGGGGCAAGAGCTCAATGATCCCTTTACTGGAATCGATGAAAAATGCCTCCAAAAAAGCTTCCGATTTCCTTGTATTTCTAAAGACAAAAGGCACGAGTATGTTCTATAATGCCCCAGTCCTTGTGATTGTTCTCGGGAATAAAAGCGCTATGACAACCGACTGGGACTGTGCAATGGCAGCCCAGAACATGATGCTTGCAGCCCATTCTCATGGCATCGGAAGCTGCTGGATTGGAGGCGTGCTGCCCGCGCTCATGGATGAAGCGTTCTTGAAAGAACTTGGGGCGCCTGAGGGCTACAAGGCTGTTGCGCCGCTGATATTCGGGTACCCGAAGGGTAAAACCGAGGCGCCGGGAAGGGCTGAGCCTGAATTGGTCTGGTTAAGATAG